One window of Dromaius novaehollandiae isolate bDroNov1 chromosome 20, bDroNov1.hap1, whole genome shotgun sequence genomic DNA carries:
- the ABCA2 gene encoding ATP-binding cassette sub-family A member 2 isoform X5, with translation MGFLHQLHLLLWKNVTLKRRSPWVLAFEIFIPLVLFFILLGLRQKKPTIPVKEAFYTAAPLTSAGILPVMQSLCPDGQRDEFGFLQYSNSTVTQLLEHLSEVVEQSNLFDPDHPGLEEELESLRRRLEALSSSEPSSMETRFSSQAGSGFTLAWAAKDRGELHRFLTQNLSLPNSTAELLLGSSIDLREVYRLYFGSAPLAPDTYERDLWNRFGPSEKVLKLEKSLPSSWRTLREGLIHKALRDPSRASHRQTLLHLLSQALGLANAAPGPTDSYNPQAFVTEMENIVFTAPVLEHLTCDQSQGGLRRLLHVAPSQQALLQAYRALVCNGSQAAREERFAQLATELKDQLDSRKIVSRLKLDEVNSTATQHRLHALLEDLMEMEKVLRDMDILSALAKLLPKGACASKAPPPTANSTGWASGNATAGSNTTAEEESDGEGKPGSENPQGQFSAFVQLWAGLQPILCGNNRTIEPEALKQGNMSSLGFTSKEQRNLGLLVHLMTSNPKILYAPVGTEVDKVILKANETFAFVGNVTHYAKAWMNISPEIRAYLEEGRLQRRIRWLQQFTADLHKHPEILNVSDSDLLHSFLNGNFSLPNASVLLQQLDTIDNAACGWVHFMAKVSVDIFKGFPDEESIVNYTLNQAYQDNVTVFASVIFQTNKDGSLPPHVMYKIRQNSSFTEKTNEIRRAYWRPGPNTGGRFYFLYGFVWIQDMMERALINTFVGHDVVEPGNYVQMFPYPCYTRDDFLFVIEHMMPLCMVISWVYSVAMMIQHIVTEKEHRLKEVMKMMGLNNAVHWVAWFITGFVQLSISVTALTAILKYGKVLMHSDVLIIWLFLAIYAVATIMFCFLVSVLYSKAKLASACGGIIYFLSYVPYMYVAIREEVAHDKITAFEKCIASLMSTTAFGLGSKYFALYEVAGVGIQWHTFSQSPVEGDDFNLLLSMMMLSVDAVVYGVLTWYIEAVHPGMYGLPRPWYFPFQKSYWLGNGRVETWEWTWPWSRTTRLSIMEEDQACAMESRRLAPHHPVLVAEETRGIEEEPSHLPLVVCIDKLTKVYKTDKKLALNKLSLNLYENQVVSFLGHNGAGKTTTMSILTGLFPPTSGSATIYGHDIRTEMDEIRKNLGMCPQHNVLFDRLTVEEHLWFYSQLKSMAEEEIRKEMDKMIEDLELSNKRHSLVQTLSGGMKRKLSVAIAFVGGSRAVILDEPTAGVDPYARRAIWDLILKYKPGRTILLSTHHMDEADLLGDRIAIISHGKLKCCGSPLFLKSTYGDGYKLTVVKRQSDTRNSTESGQPHSPPSHSSVSPCSEPRVSQFIKKYVASCLLISDTNTELSYILPSEAVKKGCFERLFQHLEQSLEELDLTSFGLMDTTLEEVFLKVSEEDQSLENSDVDMKESKKDALRPPAPELGPKPEANGEPLAEAEVPEKPEVELSNLVTCSKLAQSQASLRSASSVGSVRGDEGGAYSEFFGDYSPLFDNRQDPDNISLQDQEADLEAEDNDLAGQGSFKLEGSWLKLRQFHGLIVKRFHCAKRNTKALFSQILLPAFFVCVAMTVALSVPEIGDLPPLILSPSQYHNYTQPKGNFIPYANEERREYRIRLSPDASPQQLVNTFHLPSGVGATCVLKTAFNNTLDQPMQTLNLNSNESKMLAAKYFDAMCIDSFTQGLPLSNFVPPPPSPAPSDYPISVDEDLLRAWNSTTFSSAIKETVTSAPTLPRIIHEPIKCTCSMQGTGFSCPSGVGGHPPQMKVVTGDILADITGRNVSEYLLYTSDRFRLHRYGALTFGNVQKSIPASFGAKAPAMVRKIAVRRTAQVFYNNKGYHSMPTYLNALNNAILRANLPKSKGNPAAYGITVTNHPMNKTSASLSLDYLLQGTDVVIAIFIIVAMSFVPASFVVFLVAEKATKAKHLQFVSGCDPIIYWLANYVWDMLNYLVPATCCIIILFVFDLPAYTSPTNFPAVLSLFLLYGWSITPIMYPASFWFEVPSSAYVFLIVINLFIGITATVATFLLQLFEHDKDLKVVNSYLKSCFLVFPNYNLGHGLMEMAYNEYINEYYAKIGQFDKMKSPFEWDIVTRGLVAMTIEGFVGFFITIMCQYNFFRKPQRLPVSTKPIEDDIDVANERHRVLRGDADNDMLKIENLTKVYKSRKIGRILAVDRLCVGVRPGECFGLLGVNGAGKTTTFKMLTGDESTTGGEAFVNGHSILKELLQVQQSLGYCPQFDALFDELTAQEHLELYTRLRGIPWKDEERVVKWALKKLELTKYADKPASTYSGGNKRKLSTAIALIGYPSFIFLDEPTTGMDPKARRFLWNLILDVIKTGRSVVLTSHSMEECEALCTRLAIMVNGRLKCLGSIQHLKNRFGDGYMITVRTKSSLNVKEVVRFFNRNFPEAILKERHHTKVQYQLKSDQISLAQVFSKMEQVVDVLGIEDYSVSQTTLDNVFVNFAKKQSDNLEQQETSPSCALQSPLERVLSLLRPRAAPTELRALVVEEQEDLETDDEGLISFEEERAQLSFNTDTLC, from the exons TGGGTGTTAGCCTTTGAGATCTTCATCCCCCTGGTGCTCTTCTTCATCCTCCTGGGGCTGCGGCAGAAGAAGCCCACCATCCCGGTGAAGGAAG CTTTCTACACGGCGGCCCCCCTCACCTCAGCCGGGATCCTACCTGTGATGCAGTCCCTGTGTCCGGACGGCCAGCGGGATGAATTCGGCTTCCTGCAGTACTCCAATTCCAC GGTGACACAGCTCCTCGAGCACCTCAGTGAAGTGGTGGAGCAAAGTAACTTGTTCGACCCCGACCACCCAGGCCTGGAAGAGGAGCTGGAGTCCCTGCGCCGGCGCCTGGAGGCCCTCAGCAGCAGCGAGCCCAGCTCCATGGAGACCCGCTTCAGCAGCCAGGCAG GATCCGGCTTCACCCTGGCGTGGGCAGCCAAGGACCGGGGTGAGCTGCACCGTTTCCTCACGCAGAACCTGTCCCTCCCCAACAGCACAGCCGAGCTCCTCCTGGGCTCCAGCATCGACCTCCGGGAG GTGTACCGCCTTTATTTTGGATCTGCTCCTTTGGCACCTGACACCTATGAGAGAGATCTGTGGAATCGGTTTGGCCCCAGTGAGAAGGTCTTGAAGCTGGAG AAGAGCCTCCCCAGCAGCTGGAGGACCCTGCGGGAAGGACTGATACACAAGGCCCTGCGTGACCCTTCCAGAGCCTCGCACAGGCAGACCCTGCTCCACCTGCTCTCGCAAGCTCTGGGCCTCGCCAATGCTGCCCCAGGGCCCACCGACTCCTACAACCCCCAGGCCTTCGTCACAGAGATGGAG AATATCGTCTTCACGGCACCCGTGCTGGAGCACCTCACGTGCGACCAGAGCCAAGGGGGGCTGCGGCGCCTTCTCCACGTGGCCCCGAGCCAGCAGGCACTGCTGCAGGCCTACCGGGCGCTGGTGTGCAACGGGAGCCAGGCGGCCCGCGAGGAGCGCTTCGCCCAGCTGGCCACCGAGCTCAAGGACCAGCTGGACTCCCGCAAAATCGTCAGCAGG CTGAAGCTGGATGAGGTGAACAGCACGGCCACCCAGCACCGGCTTCATGCCCTCCTTGAGGACCTCATGGAGATGGAGAAGGTTCTCCGCGATATGGATATTCTCTCAGCTTTGGCCAAGCTGCTGCCCAAAGGAGCTTGTGCCAGCAAGGCCCCGCCACCCACCGCCAACAGCACCGGCTGGGCCAGTGGCAATGCCACGGCGGGCAGCAAcaccacagcagaggaggagagcgATGGGGAGGGCAAGCCAGGCAGTGAAAACCCACAGGGGCAGTTCTCAGCCTTCGTGCAGCTGTGGGCTGGGCTGCAGCCCATCCTGTGCGGGAACAACCG GACGATCGAGCCTGAGGCACTGAAGCAGGGCAACATGAGCTCTCTGGGCTTCACCAGCAAGGAGCAACGGAACCTGGGCCTCCTTGTACATCTTATGACGAGCAACCCCAAAATCCTCTATGCACCTGTGGGCACTGAAGTAGACAAGGTCATCCTGAAG gccaATGAGACCTTTGCTTTCGTGGGCAACGTCACCCACTACGCCAAGGCATGGATGAACATCTCCCCTGAGATCAGGGCCTACCtggaggagggcaggctgcagaGACGCATCCGCTGGCTCCAGCAG TTCACAGCCGACCTCCACAAGCACCCAGAGATCCTGAATGTCTCCGACAGCGACCTTCTCCACAGCTTCCTCAATGGCAACTTCTCCCTGCCCAACGCCAGcgtcctgctccagcagctggaCACCATTGACAACGCTGCCTGTGGCTGGGTCCACTTCATGGCCAAG GTCAGTGTGGACATCTTCAAGGGCTTCCCAGATGAGGAGAGCATCGTCAACTACACACTGAATCAGGCCTACCAGGACAACGTCACTGTCTTTGCTA GTGTCATCTTCCAGACCAACAAGGATGGCTCGCTCCCCCCTCATGTCATGTACAAGATCCGGCAGAACTCCAGCTTCACTGAGAAAACCAATGAGATCCGGCGGGCGTACTGGCGGCCTGGTCCCAACACTGGTGGGCGCTTCTACTTCCTCTACGGCTTTGTCTGGATTCAGG ACATGATGGAGCGCGCCCTCATCAATACTTTTGTTGGCCACGACGTGGTGGAGCCTGGCAATTATGTGCAGATGTTCCCCTACCCCTGTTATACCCGGGACGA CTTCCTCTTCGTCATCGAGCACATGATGCCCCTGTGCATGGTGATCTCCTGGGTCTACTCGGTGGCCATGATGATCCAGCACATTGTGACGGAGAAGGAGCATCGCCTGAAAGAG GTGATGAAGATGATGGGCTTGAACAATGCGGTGCATTGGGTGGCTTGGTTCATCACTGGCTTCGTCCAGCTCTCCATCTCGGTCACAGCTCTCACTGCCATCCTAAAATACGGCAAGGTCCTGATGCACAGCGATGTCCTCATCATCTGGCTCTTCCTCGCCATCTATGCTGTGGCCACCATCATGTTCTG TTTCCTAGTGTCAGTGCTCTACTCCAAGGCCAAGCTGGCCTCAGCCTGTGGTGGCATCATCTATTTCCTGAGCTACGTGCCCTACATGTACGTTGCCATCCGGGAGGAGGTGGCACACGACAAGATCACAGCCTTTGAGAAGTGCATTGCG TCCCTTATGTCGACCACGGCCTTTGGTTTGGGCTCCAAATACTTTGCCCTATATGAGGTGGCTGGCGTGGGCATCCAGTGGCACACCTTCAGCCAGTCACCTGTGGAAGGAGATGACTTCAACCTCTTGTTGTCCATGATGATGCTGAGCGTAGATGCCGTGGTGTATGGGGTGCTCACGTGGTACATCGAGGCCGTGCACCCGG GTATGTATGGCCTGCCGCGGCCCTggtacttccctttccagaagtcCTACTGGTTGGGGAATGGGCGAGTGGAGACGTGGGAGTGGACTTGGCCCTGGTCCCGCACCACCCGCCTCAGCATCATGGAGGAGGACCAGGCCTGTGCCATGGAGAGCAGGAGACTGG CTCCTCACCATCCTGTTCTTGTAGCAGAGGAGACGCGAGGCATCGAGGAGGAGCCGTCCCACCTGCCATTGGTTGTTTGCATTGACAAGCTCACCAAGGTCTACAAGACGGACAAGAAGCTGGCACTGAACAAGCTGAGCCTCAACCTCTATGAGAACCAGGTGGTTTCCTTCCTGGGACACAATGGAGCGGGCAAAACTACCACCAT GTCCATCCTGACCGGCTTGTTCCCTCCAACATCGGGCTCTGCTACCATCTATGGGCATGATATCCGGACAGAGATGGATGAGATCCGGAAGAACCTGGGCATGTGTCCCCAGCACAACGTACTCTTTGACAGGCTGACGGTGGAGGAGCACCTCTGGTTCTACTCACAGCTCAAGAGCATGGCAGAGGAGGAGATCCGCAAGGAGATGGACAA GATGATTGAAGACCTGGAGCTCTCCAACAAACGCCACTCCCTGGTGCAAACCCTCTCGGGTGGCATGAAGAGGAAGCTGTCAGTGGCTATAGCCTTCGTGGGTGGATCGCGGGCTGTCATCTTGGACGAGCCCACAGCTGGTGTCGACCCGTATGCACGCAGGGCCATCTGGGACCTCATCCTCAAGTACAAGCCAG GGAGGACCATCCTGCTCTCCACCCACCACATGGACGAAGCTGACTTGCTGGGCGACCGCATTGCCATCATATCCCATGGCAAGCTCAAGTGCTGCGGCTCCCCACTGTTCCTCAAGAGCACCTATGGTGACGGTTACAAGCTGACGGTGGTCAAGAGGCAGTCAGACACCAGAAACAGCACAG AGTCGGGCCAGCCACACAGTCCCCCGTCCCACTCCTCCGTCAGCCCCTGCTCCGAGCCACGTGTCTCCCAGTTCATCAAGAAGTATGTGGCCTCCTGCCTCCTCATCTCGGACACCAACACCGAGCTCTCCTACATCCTGCCCAGCGAGGCTGTCAAGAAGGGCTGCTTCGAGAGGCTCTTCCAG CATTTGGAGCAGAGCCTGGAGGAGCTGGACCTGACCAGTTTTGGGCTGATGGATACCACCCTCGAGGAGGTCTTCCTCAAGGTGTCTGAGGAGGACCAGTCTCTGGAGAACAGCGATGTTG ACATGAAAGAATCCAAGAAGGATGCCCTGCGGCCACCCGCCCCCGAGTTGGGCCCGAAGCCTGAGGCCAACGGGGAGCCCCTTGCTGAAGCAGAAGTGCCTGAGAAGCCAGAGGTGGAGCTAAGCAACCTGGTGACCTGCTCCAAGCTTGCCCAGTCGCAGGCGTCCCTGCGCTCAGCCTCCTCGGTGGGCTCCGTGCGGGGCGATGAAGGTGGGGCTTATTCGGAGTTCTTTGGGGATTACTCTCCGTTGTTTGATAATCGGCAGGACCCTGATAACATCAGTCTGCAAG ATCAAGAGGCTGACCTGGAGGCGGAGGACAACGACCTGGCGGGACAGGGGAGCTTTAAGCTGGAGGGGTCATGGCTGAAGCTGCGGCAGTTCCACGGGCTGATCGTCAAACGCTTCCACTGTGCCAAGCGCAACACCAAGGCCCTCTTCTCGCAGATCCTCCTGCCCGCCTTCTTCGTCTGTGTGGCCATGACTGTGGCGCTTTCCGTGCCCGAAATAG GTGACCTGCCTCCCCTCATCCTCTCGCCATCTCAGTACCACAACTATACGCAGCCCAAGGGCAACTTCATTCCTTATGCCAACGAGGAGCGGCGTGAGTACCG caTCAGGCTGTCTCCTGATGCCAGCCCCCAGCAGCTGGTGAACACCTTCCACCTGCCCTCAGGCGTGGGTGCCACGTGTGTGCTCAAGACCGCCTTCAACAACACGCTGGACCAGCCCATGCAGACCCTGAACCTCAACAGCAACGAGTCCAAGATGCTGGCAGCCAAGTACTTCGATGCCATGTGCATCGACTCCTTCACACAAGGCCTGCCGCTCTCCAACTTTGTGCCACCACCTCCGTCCCCAGCCCCCTCTGACTACCCCATCTCAGTGGACGAGGACCTGCTGCGTGCCTGGAACTCCACAACCTTTTCCTCTGCCATCAAAG AGACCGTCACCTCAGCCCCGACCCTGCCCCGAATTATCCACGAGCCCATCAAGTGCACATGCTCCATGCAGGGGACTGGCTTCTCCTGCCCCAGTGGTGTGGGAGGGCATCCCCCGCAGATGAAGGTGGTGACAGGGGACATCCTGGCAGACATCACTGGGCGCAACGTCTCCGAGTACCTGCTCTACACCTCGGACCGCTTCCGGCTGCACAG GTATGGGGCGCTCACCTTTGGCAATGTCCAGAAATCCATCCCAGCCTCCTTCGGGGCCAAGGCTCCTGCCATGGTGCGCAAGATAGCCGTCCGGAGAACAGCCCAG GTCTTCTACAACAACAAAGGCTACCACAGCATGCCCACTTATCTCAATGCACTCAACAACGCTATCCTGCGGGCCAACTTGCCCAAGAGCAAAGGCAACCCTGCTGCTTACG GTATCACAGTGACCAACCACCCCATGAACAAGACGAGTGCCAGCCTGTCTCTGGATTACCT CCTGCAAGGCACGGACGTAGTGATTGCCATCTTCATCATCGTAGCCATGTCCTTCGTGCCAGCCAGCTTCGTGGTGTTCCTGGTCGCCGAAAAGGCCACCAAGGCCAAACATCTGCAGTTTGTGAGCGGCTGCGACCCCATCATCTACTGGTTGGCCAACTATGTGTGGGATATG cTTAACTACCTGGTGCCAGCCACATGCTGTATCATTATCCTTTTTGTGTTCGACCTCCCAGCTTACACCTCTCCCACCAACTTCCCTGCTGTCCTCTCACTCTTTCTGCTCTATGG CTGGTCCATCACCCCCATCATGTACCCTGCTTCCTTCTGGTTTGAGGTGCCCAGTTCTGCCTATGTCTTCTTGATAGTCATCAACCTCTTcattggcatcacagccaccgtCGCCACATTCCTGCTGCAGCTCTTTGAGCATGACAAG GATTTGAAGGTGGTGAACAGCTACTTGAAGAGTTGCTTCCTTGTATTCCCTAACTACAACCTGGGTCATGGCTTGATGGAGATGGCTTATAATGAGTACATCAACGAATACTATGCCAAGATCG GGCAGTTTGACAAAATGAAGTCACCCTTTGAATGGGACATCGTGACACGCGGGCTGGTTGCCATGACAATCGAAGGCTTTGTCGGCTTCTTCATCACCATCATGTGCCAGTACAACTTCTTCCGGAAACCGCA GCGACTGCCCGTCTCCACCAAGCCCATTGAAGATGATATTGATGTGGCCAACGAGCGGCACCGTGTCTTGCGTGGCGATGCCGACAATGACATGCTGAAGATCGAGAACCTCACCAAG GTGTACAAGTCTCGCAAGATCGGGCGCATCCTGGCCGTGGACCGGCTGTGCGTGGGCGTCCGGCCTGGGGAGTGCTTCGGGCTGCTGGGTGTCAATGGCGCGGGGAAGACGACCACCTTCAAGATGCTTACGGGGGACGAGAGCACCACGGGTGGAGAGGCCTTCGTTAATGGGCACAG CATCCTGAAAGAGCTCCTGCAGGTCCAGCAAAGCTTGGGCTATTGCCCCCAGTTTGATGCACTCTTCGATGAGCTGACGGCCCAGGAGCACCTGGAGCTCTACACCCGCCTGCGTGGTATCCCATGGAAGGACGAGGAACGG GTGGTCAAGTGGGCACTGAAGAAGCTAGAGCTGACCAAGTATGCCGACAAACCCGCCAGCACCTACAGCGGAGGCAACAAGAGGAAGCTGTCCACGGCCATAGCACTGATAGGCTACCCATCCTTCATCTTCCTG GACGAGCCCACGACGGGGATGGACCCTAAGGCACGGCGCTTCCTTTGGAacctcatcctggatgtcatcaaAACAGGCCGCTCCGTGGTGCTCACATCCCACAG CATGGAGGAGTGCGAGGCGCTCTGCACCCGCCTGGCCATCATGGTGAATGGGCGACTCAAATGTCTCGGCAGCATCCAGCACCTGAAAAACAG GTTTGGAGATGGCTACATGATCACAGTGCGGACCAAGTCTAGCCTCAATGTCAAGGAGGTGGTGAGGTTCTTCAACCGCAACTTCCCCGAGGCCATCCTCAAG GAGCGGCACCACACCAAGGTCCAGTACCAGCTCAAATCGGACCAGATCTCGCTGGCACAGGTCTTCAGCAAGATGGAGCAGGTGGTGGACGTGCTGGGCATTGAAGACTATTCCGTCAGCCAGACCACCTTGGACAAC GTGTTTGTGAATTTTGCCAAGAAGCAAAGCGACAACCTGGAGCAGCAGGAGACgagccccagctgtgccctgcagtcGCCTCTGGAGCGAGTGCTCAGCCTGCTGCGCCCGCGGGCGGCCCCCACGGAGCTGCGGGCCCTGGtggtggaggagcaggaggatcTGGAGACCGATGACGAAGGCCTCATCAGCTTCGAGGAGGAGAGG GCTCAGCTCTCGTTCAACACGGACACACTGTGCTGA